One genomic region from Planctomycetota bacterium encodes:
- a CDS encoding DUF2617 family protein, whose product MLSARPRICDLVFQLYGRALHPELFVVLASRTIERGAYQATVAITSAGHLVCWRRGGLTLTEIAASAEQPLPHKRRLLSHRLVGERSDSLECRGGTGYQTAFQLETVAPEVFWTFQQELATEGERHGLLHRFDSASRIALGAISWLNIETRTKTLSVHAFHTFPDDRAIVKSQSLFEIP is encoded by the coding sequence GTGCTCTCGGCCCGTCCCCGCATCTGCGACCTGGTGTTCCAGTTGTACGGACGGGCCCTGCACCCCGAGCTGTTCGTCGTCCTCGCCAGCCGCACGATCGAACGGGGGGCCTACCAGGCGACGGTGGCGATCACCTCCGCCGGGCACCTCGTCTGCTGGCGCCGTGGCGGGCTGACGCTCACCGAGATCGCCGCCAGCGCCGAGCAGCCGTTGCCGCACAAGCGGCGGCTCCTCTCCCATCGCCTCGTCGGCGAACGGAGCGACAGCCTCGAATGCCGCGGTGGGACGGGCTACCAGACGGCGTTCCAACTCGAGACCGTGGCCCCGGAGGTGTTCTGGACGTTCCAGCAGGAACTGGCCACCGAGGGGGAGCGGCACGGGCTGCTCCACCGCTTCGATTCCGCGTCGCGCATCGCGCTGGGCGCGATCAGCTGGTTGAACATCGAGACCCGGACGAAGACGCTGTCGGTGCACGCGTTCCACACCTTCCCGGACGATCGGGCGATCGTGAAGAGCCAGTCGCTGTTCGAGATTCCCTGA
- a CDS encoding response regulator, translated as MTRSDAAVPPSAAPGDGPADAPKRPRSRVLIADDNEPNRELLEVYLADIDCEIATAVDGADTLAKVSAFAPDVILLDVMMPKLSGFEVCQRLKRDPATSPIMILMVTALGELGDIERAVEAGTDDFLSKPVNKVELVKRVENMLKLRHVSDELERLRAYIATMDDEKPPRPRPRP; from the coding sequence ATGACCCGCTCCGACGCCGCCGTCCCACCGTCCGCAGCACCGGGGGACGGTCCCGCCGACGCACCCAAGCGCCCGCGGAGCCGGGTGCTGATCGCCGACGACAACGAGCCCAATCGCGAGCTCCTCGAGGTGTACCTCGCCGACATCGACTGCGAAATCGCCACCGCGGTCGACGGGGCCGACACGCTGGCCAAGGTCTCCGCCTTCGCGCCCGACGTGATCCTCCTCGACGTGATGATGCCCAAGCTGTCCGGCTTCGAGGTCTGCCAGCGGCTGAAGCGTGATCCCGCCACCAGCCCGATCATGATCCTGATGGTCACGGCCCTCGGCGAATTGGGCGACATCGAGCGCGCCGTCGAGGCGGGGACCGATGATTTCCTCTCCAAGCCCGTCAACAAGGTGGAGCTGGTCAAGCGCGTCGAGAACATGCTCAAGCTGCGGCATGTCAGCGACGAGCTCGAGCGCCTCCGTGCCTACATCGCCACGATGGACGACGAGAAGCCGCCGCGGCCGCGGCCGCGCCCCTGA
- a CDS encoding DUF1553 domain-containing protein → MPRAPSHRRSGATALAVGLVVAAGSAPGSAEPEAFFESRIRPLLERVCVECHAGADAAAGLRLTDRAGWEDSGAIVPGNPAASRLLARVRSTDPLERMPPPDAGAPLSPAEIGDVERWIAAGAVDPRAAGGDPPGGPALRPRPFVITAADEDWWAFQPIEAQVLKGSEAALPAEEKIDRLVARGLERVPGLAPSPPATPRELVRRATFDLHGLPPTPEAVAAFTADPSLAAWRRLVDDLLASRRHGERWGRYWLDWVRYAETNGYERDSDKPDAWRYRDYVIDAFATDLPYDRFVVEQLAGDEWADEAALPADDARRDRALVATGFLRLHQWDDEPASALQADFDDADDVLGTIGSAFLGLTISCARCHDHKYDPLAQRDYYALLASLRGIEPYGKPHTGGGSRGRGRIQRPLGTAGGALALAVVELPEPPETFVLHRGDAGSPRERVEPGVPAILAGRWAAPPIRPIGTSSGRRLALARWITSPAHPLTARVIANRVWQRHFGSGIVATPDDFGHTGAPPVNQPLLDFLAGELVASGWSLHHLHRIIMASRTYRMTSRATIPAAQAADPDARHFWRQSLRRLDAEAIRDSFLAIAGHLGTKSSGPGVYPPLPDDIRAAANQASFRWPDSPPADHDCRSVYLGVRRAVRLPLLEVLDAPAGSAPLTIRPTTTTAPQALLFLDDPWVHAQATRLRDRVVHEAGADEGARLGRLWSLVSQRSPTAEEAAAAREFLATRRADGGDDAAWAALCHALLGSSEAIYVD, encoded by the coding sequence ATGCCTCGCGCGCCGTCGCATCGCCGGTCCGGTGCCACGGCCCTCGCCGTCGGGCTCGTCGTCGCGGCGGGCTCGGCGCCAGGAAGCGCCGAGCCGGAGGCGTTCTTCGAGAGCCGGATCCGGCCGCTGCTCGAGCGCGTGTGCGTCGAATGCCACGCCGGCGCCGACGCCGCCGCCGGCCTCCGCCTCACCGACCGGGCCGGCTGGGAGGATTCCGGCGCGATCGTGCCCGGTAATCCGGCCGCCAGCCGGCTGCTCGCGAGAGTCCGCAGCACCGACCCACTCGAGCGCATGCCCCCGCCCGATGCCGGGGCGCCCTTGTCGCCCGCCGAGATCGGCGACGTCGAGCGCTGGATCGCGGCCGGGGCCGTCGACCCGCGCGCGGCGGGCGGGGATCCGCCTGGCGGCCCGGCGCTGCGGCCGCGGCCGTTCGTGATCACGGCCGCCGACGAGGACTGGTGGGCGTTCCAACCGATCGAAGCCCAGGTGCTCAAGGGTTCCGAAGCGGCGCTGCCGGCGGAGGAGAAGATCGATCGGCTCGTGGCCCGGGGGCTGGAGCGGGTGCCGGGGCTGGCCCCGAGCCCGCCGGCGACGCCCCGTGAACTGGTCCGTCGGGCGACGTTCGATCTCCACGGCCTGCCGCCGACGCCGGAGGCGGTGGCGGCGTTCACCGCCGATCCGTCTCTCGCCGCCTGGCGCCGGCTCGTCGACGACCTCCTCGCCTCGCGCCGCCACGGCGAGCGCTGGGGGCGCTACTGGCTCGACTGGGTGCGCTACGCCGAGACCAACGGCTACGAGCGCGACTCCGACAAGCCCGACGCCTGGCGCTACCGCGACTACGTGATCGACGCCTTCGCCACCGACCTCCCCTACGACCGATTCGTCGTCGAGCAACTCGCCGGCGACGAATGGGCCGACGAGGCGGCGCTCCCCGCCGACGACGCGCGCCGCGACCGGGCGCTGGTCGCCACCGGGTTCCTCCGCCTCCACCAGTGGGACGACGAGCCGGCCAGCGCCCTCCAGGCCGACTTCGACGACGCCGACGACGTCCTCGGCACGATCGGCAGCGCATTCCTCGGCCTCACGATCTCCTGCGCCCGCTGCCACGACCACAAATACGACCCGCTGGCGCAGCGCGACTACTACGCACTCCTCGCCTCCCTCCGCGGCATCGAGCCGTACGGCAAGCCCCACACCGGGGGCGGGTCGCGCGGCCGTGGGCGGATCCAGCGGCCGCTCGGCACGGCCGGCGGCGCCCTCGCCCTGGCCGTCGTCGAGCTCCCCGAGCCGCCGGAGACGTTCGTCCTCCACCGCGGCGACGCCGGCTCCCCGCGGGAGCGCGTCGAGCCGGGCGTGCCGGCGATCCTCGCCGGGCGCTGGGCAGCGCCGCCGATCAGGCCGATCGGCACCTCGTCGGGGCGGCGGCTGGCGCTGGCGAGGTGGATCACGAGCCCCGCGCACCCGCTCACCGCACGCGTGATCGCCAACCGCGTCTGGCAGCGCCACTTCGGCAGCGGCATCGTCGCCACGCCCGACGACTTCGGGCACACCGGCGCTCCTCCGGTGAACCAGCCGCTGCTCGACTTCCTCGCCGGCGAGCTGGTCGCCTCGGGATGGTCGCTCCACCACCTCCACCGGATCATCATGGCCAGCCGCACCTACCGGATGACGTCGCGGGCGACGATTCCGGCCGCACAGGCCGCCGATCCCGACGCCCGTCATTTCTGGCGGCAGTCGCTCCGCCGCCTCGACGCCGAGGCGATCCGTGATTCGTTTCTCGCCATCGCCGGACATCTGGGGACGAAGTCCTCCGGTCCGGGCGTCTACCCGCCGCTTCCCGACGACATCCGCGCGGCAGCCAACCAGGCGAGCTTCCGGTGGCCCGACAGCCCGCCCGCGGACCACGACTGCCGCAGCGTCTACCTCGGCGTGCGCCGCGCCGTCCGGCTGCCGCTCCTCGAGGTCCTCGACGCCCCGGCCGGGTCGGCGCCGCTGACGATCCGCCCGACGACGACGACCGCACCGCAGGCGCTGCTGTTCCTCGACGATCCCTGGGTCCATGCCCAGGCGACCCGGCTCCGCGACCGCGTTGTCCACGAGGCGGGGGCCGACGAGGGGGCGCGACTGGGGCGTCTGTGGAGCCTCGTCTCCCAGCGCTCCCCCACGGCCGAAGAAGCTGCCGCCGCGCGCGAGTTCCTCGCCACGCGGCGCGCCGACGGCGGCGACGATGCCGCGTGGGCGGCGCTGTGCCACGCGCTGCTCGGCTCGAGCGAGGCGATCTACGTCGACTGA
- the metF gene encoding methylenetetrahydrofolate reductase [NAD(P)H] — protein MRLGSTDKESHGSCRVSPFDAYREGRFGLSFELFPPKTAESEAMLWRTMAELARFEPALVTCTYGAGGSTRGKTLDILSGVRSRHPEIPLASHLTCVGSTVDEIRDYLRAAEARGVDAIVALRGDPPQGQTAFEAVAGGLRWASELVELVRREFPRFGILVAGYPETHQEAVSPQADLDNLARKCAAGGDVVVTQLFYDNDDFFRFRDRCDAVGIVAPIVPGIMPVTNYQQVRRIASLCKAKLPETLSRALEAAGDDEVAQFEAGVEFASRQVRGLLDGGVAGIHFYVLNKSPATARVLEQVGLGFGGERR, from the coding sequence ATGAGACTAGGTTCGACCGACAAGGAATCCCACGGGAGTTGCCGCGTGTCGCCATTCGATGCTTACCGGGAAGGGCGGTTCGGCCTGTCGTTCGAGTTGTTTCCACCGAAGACGGCCGAGTCGGAGGCGATGCTGTGGCGGACGATGGCCGAACTGGCCCGGTTCGAGCCGGCGCTGGTCACCTGCACCTACGGCGCCGGCGGGTCGACGCGTGGCAAGACGCTCGACATCCTCTCCGGAGTCCGGTCGCGGCATCCTGAAATTCCCCTCGCCAGCCACCTGACCTGCGTCGGCAGCACGGTCGACGAGATCCGCGACTACCTCCGCGCCGCCGAAGCCCGGGGAGTCGACGCGATCGTCGCCCTCCGCGGAGACCCGCCGCAGGGGCAGACCGCCTTCGAGGCCGTGGCCGGTGGGCTGCGCTGGGCGTCGGAATTGGTGGAACTGGTGCGCCGGGAGTTTCCCCGGTTCGGGATCCTCGTCGCCGGATACCCCGAGACCCACCAGGAAGCGGTCAGCCCGCAGGCCGATCTGGACAACCTGGCGCGGAAGTGCGCCGCCGGCGGGGACGTCGTCGTCACGCAGCTGTTCTACGACAACGACGATTTCTTCCGCTTCCGCGACCGCTGCGATGCCGTCGGGATCGTCGCCCCGATCGTCCCGGGGATCATGCCGGTGACCAACTACCAGCAGGTGCGGCGGATCGCCAGCCTCTGCAAGGCGAAGCTTCCGGAAACGCTGTCGCGGGCCCTCGAAGCGGCCGGCGACGACGAGGTGGCGCAGTTCGAGGCCGGCGTCGAGTTCGCCAGCCGCCAGGTGCGTGGGCTGCTCGACGGCGGGGTCGCCGGGATCCACTTCTACGTCCTCAACAAGTCGCCGGCCACGGCGCGCGTCCTCGAGCAGGTGGGGCTCGGGTTCGGCGGGGAGCGCCGGTAG
- a CDS encoding patatin-like phospholipase family protein, with protein MNTIALALSGGGFRATLHHLGVVRYLRDAGILRSVGDIAAVSGGSILAAHLALNWSRYCGSDEDFAAAAAEVIRFVQFDVRNRIVRRLPLLFPFRLAARLTGLPAGRLAPNALLERYYRNFLYGDRRLFELPASPAVHILATNVSDGVLAVFNRDGLHVQSRDPDHAGTFRHVPGWTAPIAKVVGASSAFPGFFPPVEITAADIGARDGQFSTESFTDGGVYDNLGIRAIRWLKDARAGTPAIVLVSDAGKPFQILDDASLGFIAQSIRATDILWDRVWQLERENFGERDGFHFIPITRVVGGDEDPHALPRVVQAEVGSIRTDLDRFTDLEINALVGHGYEVARSVHRRLADPATGPVHEGPVWLPQPGAAALRGAPADGSPAAGTARQAATNPVARIAADLRRSGRRRTVSALFAPGDWPSWVFLALGLVAFVVLPLRFWHLNHRARMLTGVIDSIAKGDPDIRLVLDLVENDPLDGWRPIAITPAETLRPNAVDGVEILARSGVVDLRRAWVGVGARDGLGTVQIRDRLTVRVAEGAAHPVIRLRSTNALDEIEYRQPAGQPPITARRGVEEVDGRPVTRYELTCDLSGAPRGVPVAIEVALRADAAGADAVHRRPPLRHPHDVDAVSRGPPLPHLPPAAPSARTRGRCRAARGAVHDRPSLWHAHRLVDRQAGARHRLRMPLDRRLTPPARRASPAPAPRRPWTPGSAHCPWTKPSEASVHSSDRGKRRGFPGSPSAASGGR; from the coding sequence ATGAACACGATCGCACTGGCGCTTTCCGGGGGCGGTTTCCGGGCGACGCTCCACCACCTCGGCGTCGTCCGCTACCTCCGCGATGCCGGGATCCTCCGGTCGGTCGGCGACATCGCCGCCGTCTCCGGCGGCAGCATCCTCGCCGCCCACCTGGCCCTCAACTGGTCGCGCTACTGCGGCTCCGACGAGGACTTCGCCGCCGCGGCGGCCGAAGTGATCCGCTTCGTCCAGTTCGACGTCCGCAACCGGATCGTCCGCCGCCTACCGCTGCTGTTTCCCTTCCGGCTCGCCGCCCGGCTCACCGGTCTGCCCGCCGGCCGGCTGGCGCCCAACGCCCTCCTCGAGCGCTACTACCGCAACTTCCTCTACGGCGACCGGCGCCTGTTCGAGCTGCCCGCCAGCCCTGCGGTCCACATCCTCGCCACCAACGTCAGCGACGGTGTGCTCGCCGTCTTCAACCGCGACGGGCTCCACGTCCAGAGCCGCGATCCCGACCATGCCGGCACGTTCCGCCACGTGCCCGGCTGGACGGCACCGATCGCCAAGGTAGTCGGGGCGTCGAGCGCGTTTCCCGGTTTCTTCCCACCGGTGGAGATCACCGCCGCCGACATCGGCGCCCGCGACGGCCAGTTTTCCACCGAGTCGTTCACCGATGGCGGGGTTTACGACAACCTCGGGATCCGCGCGATCCGCTGGCTGAAGGACGCCCGTGCCGGGACGCCGGCGATCGTGCTGGTGAGCGATGCCGGCAAGCCGTTCCAGATCCTCGACGACGCATCGCTCGGGTTCATCGCCCAGTCGATCCGCGCCACCGACATCCTCTGGGACCGTGTCTGGCAACTGGAGCGCGAGAACTTCGGCGAGCGCGACGGCTTCCACTTCATCCCGATCACGCGCGTCGTCGGCGGCGACGAGGATCCCCACGCCCTCCCGCGCGTCGTCCAGGCGGAGGTCGGCTCGATCCGCACCGACCTCGACCGGTTCACCGATCTGGAGATCAACGCCCTGGTGGGGCACGGCTACGAGGTGGCGCGGAGCGTCCACCGCCGGCTCGCCGATCCCGCCACGGGGCCGGTCCACGAGGGGCCGGTGTGGCTGCCACAGCCGGGAGCGGCGGCGCTGCGCGGCGCGCCCGCCGACGGCAGCCCGGCTGCCGGCACGGCGCGGCAGGCGGCGACCAATCCGGTGGCGCGGATCGCCGCCGACCTGCGCCGCTCGGGACGGCGGCGGACGGTGTCGGCGCTGTTCGCCCCGGGGGATTGGCCGAGCTGGGTGTTCCTCGCCCTCGGCCTGGTGGCTTTCGTCGTCCTCCCGCTGCGGTTCTGGCACCTCAATCACCGGGCCCGGATGCTGACCGGCGTGATCGACTCGATCGCCAAGGGGGATCCGGACATCCGCCTCGTCCTCGACCTGGTCGAGAACGACCCGCTCGACGGCTGGAGGCCGATCGCGATCACGCCGGCCGAGACGCTCCGACCCAACGCGGTCGACGGCGTTGAGATCCTCGCGCGCAGCGGAGTCGTCGACCTCCGCCGCGCCTGGGTGGGAGTCGGGGCGCGCGACGGGCTCGGCACCGTGCAGATCCGCGACCGGCTCACGGTGCGCGTGGCGGAGGGGGCCGCCCATCCCGTGATCCGCCTCCGCTCGACCAATGCCCTCGACGAGATCGAATACCGGCAGCCGGCCGGGCAGCCGCCGATCACGGCGCGGCGCGGGGTCGAGGAGGTCGACGGCCGGCCCGTGACGCGCTACGAGTTGACCTGCGACCTGTCCGGCGCGCCGCGCGGCGTGCCGGTGGCAATCGAGGTGGCGCTGCGCGCGGATGCTGCCGGGGCGGATGCCGTTCACCGTCGACCACCCCTGCGACATCCTCACGATGTGGATGCTGTTTCCCGAGGACCACCCCTACCGCACCTACCGCCTGCTGCACCATCCGCGCGGACGCGAGGCCGATGCCGAGCCGCTCGTGGCGCGGTACACGATCGACCATCCCTATGGCACGCTCATCGGCTGGTCGATCGTCAAGCCGGAGCCCGACACCGTCTACGAATGCCGCTGGACCGGCGACTGACGCCGCCGGCGCGCCGCGCTTCCCCCGCCCCGGCACCGCGCCGGCCGTGGACACCCGGGTCCGCTCACTGTCCGTGGACAAAGCCCTCTGAGGCCAGTGTCCACTCGAGCGACCGCGGGAAACGCCGAGGGTTTCCCGGGTCGCCGTCGGCCGCATCCGGCGGCCGGTGA
- a CDS encoding DUF1501 domain-containing protein, which yields MDPHQHLPESRRHFCTTAGAGFGSLALAALLDGDGAAGRRLLAAEAPAADPLAARAPPREPRAKAVIFLFMFGGPSQIDLFDFKPELAARDGQTVDNEFRIGATTKAVLQASRRAFARHGESGLWCSDALPHLARHVDTLAVVRSLYTDSFAHGSALLQANCGRILQGHPSVGSWVTYGLGTENADLPGYVVMLDPRGGPTGGAPNWAAGYMPAAYQGTLIRPTGAAIGNLAPPPGISRQAQRDGIDLINRLNAAHAAGREHASELAARIRSYELAFAMQLAAPEALDLAGESAETLALYGVDEPKPDWHPLALGPATFGRQCLLARRLVERGVRFVQIYSGGGPAGGQNTWDGHHGIEENLRLHCPEVDRPIAALLTDLARRGLLDSTLVVWGGEFGRMPVTETFNTGGKPGGRDHNPRGFTYFLAGGGVKGGTAYGATDDFGERAVEDPRHLRDLHATILHLLGLDHRRLTYFHGGLAEKLTGVLPAQPIGAVIA from the coding sequence ATGGACCCCCACCAACACCTCCCCGAGTCGCGGCGCCACTTCTGCACGACGGCCGGCGCCGGCTTCGGGTCGCTGGCGCTGGCGGCGCTCCTCGACGGCGACGGGGCGGCGGGGCGGCGGCTCCTCGCGGCCGAGGCACCCGCCGCCGACCCGCTGGCAGCGCGCGCGCCGCCGCGCGAGCCCCGGGCGAAGGCGGTGATCTTCCTGTTCATGTTCGGCGGCCCGTCGCAGATCGACCTGTTCGACTTCAAGCCCGAGCTGGCGGCACGCGACGGGCAGACGGTGGACAACGAGTTCCGCATCGGCGCCACGACCAAGGCCGTGCTCCAGGCCAGCCGCCGCGCCTTCGCGCGCCACGGCGAGTCGGGGCTGTGGTGCTCCGACGCCCTCCCCCACCTCGCCCGCCACGTCGACACACTGGCCGTCGTCCGCTCGCTGTACACCGATTCGTTCGCCCACGGCAGCGCCCTCCTCCAGGCCAACTGCGGCCGGATCCTCCAGGGCCACCCCTCGGTCGGCTCGTGGGTGACCTACGGCCTCGGCACGGAGAACGCCGACCTCCCCGGCTATGTCGTGATGCTCGACCCACGCGGCGGCCCGACCGGCGGCGCCCCCAACTGGGCGGCCGGCTACATGCCCGCCGCCTACCAGGGCACGCTCATCCGCCCGACCGGCGCGGCGATCGGCAATCTCGCGCCACCGCCGGGGATTTCCCGCCAGGCGCAGCGCGACGGCATCGACCTGATCAACCGGCTCAACGCCGCCCACGCCGCCGGCCGCGAGCACGCCTCCGAGCTGGCGGCGCGGATCCGCAGCTACGAGCTCGCCTTCGCGATGCAGCTCGCCGCCCCCGAGGCCCTCGACCTGGCGGGCGAGTCGGCCGAGACACTCGCCCTCTACGGTGTCGACGAACCGAAGCCCGACTGGCATCCGCTGGCGCTGGGCCCGGCGACGTTCGGCCGGCAGTGCCTGCTGGCGCGCCGCCTCGTGGAACGCGGCGTGCGCTTCGTGCAGATCTACTCCGGCGGCGGCCCGGCGGGCGGCCAGAACACCTGGGACGGCCACCACGGCATCGAGGAGAACCTCCGCCTCCACTGCCCGGAGGTCGACCGGCCGATCGCCGCCCTGCTCACCGACCTGGCGCGGCGCGGCCTCCTCGACTCGACGCTCGTCGTCTGGGGCGGGGAGTTCGGGAGGATGCCGGTGACCGAGACGTTCAACACCGGCGGCAAGCCGGGGGGCCGCGACCACAACCCACGCGGATTCACCTACTTTCTCGCCGGCGGCGGCGTGAAGGGGGGCACGGCCTACGGGGCCACCGACGACTTCGGCGAGAGGGCGGTCGAGGACCCGCGCCACCTCCGCGACCTCCACGCCACGATCCTCCACCTCCTCGGCCTCGACCACCGCCGCCTCACCTACTTCCACGGCGGCCTGGCGGAGAAGCTCACCGGCGTCCTCCCCGCCCAGCCGATCGGCGCGGTGATCGCGTAG
- a CDS encoding DUF480 domain-containing protein produces the protein MNDTGQEEKQFGKVRPLDAAERRVLGVLVEKAKTTPDQYPLSLLTLVSGCNQKSNREPVMNLDEEAVGRALGSLRTIGAAAELFGSGRVPRYRHHLRDWLGVEGPQAAILAELLLRGEQSEGDLRGRASRMEPIADLTILRNHLDALAARGLVVWLSPPGRGRMLTHGLLPPEKLEKVKAQLGLAMAAAAAAGPPDDDDRAPPPAPRAAIPTPAPQPGRVEQLTERVAHLEATVADLTARLAAVEKLLE, from the coding sequence ATGAACGACACCGGCCAGGAGGAGAAACAGTTCGGCAAGGTGCGGCCGCTGGACGCCGCCGAGCGGCGCGTCCTCGGCGTCCTCGTCGAGAAGGCGAAGACGACCCCCGACCAATACCCGCTGTCGCTGTTAACGCTGGTCTCCGGCTGCAACCAGAAGAGCAACCGCGAGCCGGTGATGAACCTCGACGAGGAGGCGGTCGGCCGCGCCCTCGGGAGCCTGCGCACGATCGGTGCCGCCGCCGAGCTGTTCGGCAGCGGCCGTGTGCCGCGCTACCGCCACCACCTCCGGGACTGGCTCGGCGTCGAGGGACCGCAGGCGGCGATCCTCGCCGAGCTGCTCCTCCGCGGTGAGCAGAGCGAGGGGGATCTCCGCGGCCGCGCCAGCCGGATGGAGCCGATCGCCGACCTGACGATCCTCCGCAACCACCTCGATGCCCTGGCGGCGCGCGGCCTGGTGGTGTGGCTCTCCCCGCCCGGCCGGGGACGGATGCTGACCCACGGCCTGCTGCCGCCGGAGAAGCTCGAGAAGGTCAAGGCGCAGCTCGGACTGGCGATGGCGGCCGCCGCCGCCGCGGGCCCGCCCGACGACGACGATCGCGCCCCACCCCCCGCGCCGCGCGCCGCGATCCCCACTCCCGCGCCGCAGCCGGGGCGCGTCGAGCAGCTCACCGAGCGCGTCGCCCATCTCGAAGCGACCGTCGCCGATCTGACGGCGCGGCTGGCGGCGGTGGAGAAGCTGCTCGAGTGA
- a CDS encoding cation:proton antiporter has product MTQTDWTTLSLHLAAMLATALVLGAAARRLGIPAVVGEIAGGLLLGPTVLGRVAPEVFAWLFPPSGPVASARGAVARVGMLFFIVTIGLDISVAELRRSGRRSLLVGSVGTFVPLLLGFAMCYLFPDVIGVTAKDRFATALFMGSLLSLSANPVIARILMDMGLFRSDIGRTIMSATLVDDLVGWGLFAVILAEFAPRAAGGGSGSGLAVLGAAALFLVGIALAGRFVIPGLFSWARQHLPYPSGAISLVLALALVGAAGSEHLGLHSFLGAFVMGIALAGTAARFPEPFAVIGEFAYAAFTPVFFVSMAISADFLAGFDPWLVGLITAVAFLGKITGVYTGGRIAGMDHRQALAVGCGLNARGILGIVMAAAAFDAGLIDLRLFVACVLMCVITTMAAGPALGALVGPARGGAVA; this is encoded by the coding sequence ATGACGCAGACCGACTGGACGACCCTCTCGCTTCATTTGGCGGCGATGCTGGCCACGGCCCTGGTCCTCGGCGCGGCGGCGCGCCGGCTCGGCATCCCGGCGGTCGTCGGCGAGATCGCCGGCGGCCTGCTCCTCGGCCCGACGGTGCTCGGGCGGGTGGCGCCGGAGGTGTTCGCGTGGCTGTTCCCGCCGTCGGGGCCGGTGGCATCGGCGCGCGGCGCCGTGGCGCGGGTCGGGATGCTGTTCTTCATCGTCACCATCGGCCTCGACATCAGTGTCGCCGAGTTGCGGCGCAGCGGGCGGCGCTCGCTGCTGGTGGGGAGCGTCGGCACGTTCGTGCCGCTGCTGCTCGGGTTCGCGATGTGCTACCTGTTCCCCGACGTGATCGGCGTCACCGCCAAGGACCGGTTCGCGACGGCGCTGTTCATGGGGTCGCTGCTGTCGCTCTCCGCCAACCCGGTGATCGCCCGGATCCTGATGGACATGGGGCTGTTCAGGAGCGACATCGGGCGGACGATCATGTCGGCGACGCTCGTCGACGACCTCGTCGGCTGGGGATTGTTCGCGGTGATCCTCGCCGAGTTCGCCCCGCGCGCCGCCGGCGGTGGATCGGGATCGGGCCTGGCGGTCCTCGGCGCGGCGGCGCTGTTCCTCGTCGGCATCGCCCTGGCGGGCCGGTTCGTCATCCCGGGGCTGTTTTCCTGGGCGCGGCAGCACCTTCCCTACCCCAGTGGTGCGATTTCGCTGGTGCTGGCGCTGGCCCTGGTCGGCGCGGCCGGCTCGGAGCACCTCGGGCTGCATTCGTTCCTCGGCGCGTTCGTGATGGGGATCGCGCTGGCCGGGACGGCGGCGCGGTTCCCGGAGCCGTTCGCCGTCATCGGTGAATTCGCCTACGCCGCGTTCACGCCGGTGTTCTTCGTGTCGATGGCGATCAGCGCCGATTTTCTGGCCGGTTTCGACCCCTGGTTGGTCGGGCTGATCACCGCGGTCGCGTTCCTCGGCAAGATCACCGGCGTCTACACCGGTGGCCGGATCGCCGGCATGGATCACCGCCAGGCGCTGGCGGTGGGCTGCGGCCTCAACGCCCGAGGGATCCTCGGGATCGTGATGGCGGCGGCGGCCTTCGACGCCGGCCTGATCGACCTGCGGCTGTTCGTGGCCTGCGTGCTGATGTGCGTGATCACGACGATGGCCGCCGGCCCCGCGCTCGGAGCCCTCGTCGGCCCGGCGCGGGGCGGCGCCGTCGCGTAG